In Podospora pseudocomata strain CBS 415.72m chromosome 4, whole genome shotgun sequence, the genomic stretch GCCATGCCCGAAACTATCTATCCAACGGTATAGTTTGTTGCAATCATTTACCTTGATTAGCTTCTGAATCTAATCAAAATCTCAGACATCATTCGCCGTATATTCCAGGACTACTTCGGCTACGAAGTCAACTTTGTGATGAACTATACTGATGTCGACgacaagatcatcatcaaaggTACACTTGACCGTTATCCTTGTGTTTGAAACTAGAGCCTAATCTATCGATTTAGCCAGGAGACAGCGCTTGCTTGACTTGGAAAAAGAGAAGTCGTATACCCCCGAGCAGCTCCGAGAACTCGTCTCCAAGGCCTTCCAAGCGTATGCTCAAAGCAATCTTCCCCTCTTGGTAACCCAGGGTCAACCGGAGTTGGATGAGAACAATTACCAGGCGCGTAAAGATGCCGCGTACGGTCAGGTTCTTGCAGGAGGGACCCTCAGTGGAGAGGGTAGGCCAGGGGacgccgaggccaagatcaagatgCACCTGAACAACATGGACTCGGCAGCCAAGTCCCTCCAGACTTCCTCCGGCTTTGACGGTGCTGAAGATATTCTGCTTCCCTATCTCGATTCTCTGTACAAAGAGACGATCGACACCAGCGATCAGACCATCTTCACTGACCTCACTCAGAGGATGGAAAAGGCCTTCAACGATGACATGGCAGCCTTGAATGTTCTGGAGCCTACCGCCGTCACGAGGGTGACTGAATATGTGCCCCAGATTGTGTCCTTTGTCGAGCAAATCATTCAGAAGGGGTTTGCATATGAGGCCGACGGCTCAGTCTACTTTGATATTGGTGCCTTTGAGAAGGCTGGGAATACCTACGCAAGACTGCGCCCGGAGAGCAGAAACGACAAGGCCCTgcaggaggaaggagagggctcTCTTTCCAAGAGTTCAGGCGGCCAGAAAAAACGCGACGCCGATTTTGCACTGTGGAAGCAGAGCAAGCCCGGTGAGCCATACTGGCCCAGCCCCTGGGGTCAGGGGAGACCTGGCTGGCACATTGAATGCTCCGTGATGGCCTCTGATAAGCTCGGCGACAACATGGATATCCATTCGGGTGGCATTGATCTTGCCTTCCCTCACCATGACAACGAGCTGGCTCAGAGCGAGGCCTTTTTCCACCAGTGCGGCAAGGGCGAGCACACATGGGTCAACTACTTTTTGCATATGGGTCACCTTTCAATTGCCGGCAGCAAGATGAGCAAAAGCTTGAAGAACTTTCAAACAATCCAAGACGCGCTGGCTACCACATACACAGCGCGAAACATGCGCATCGTCTTTTTGATGGGCCGATGGAACGATGGTGTGGAGATCTCGGGAGATATGCGCAAGCAGGCCGATAACTGGGAGAATACTGTCGACAACTTCTTCACCAATATCAAGGCTAAGCTTGCCGAGGTTGATGCGCCAACCGATGGTGTCAAGTACCTGTCTCTCACAGGCGCCGGAAACAGTCTCATTGAGGACCTTGAGCAAGCGAAGAAGGACCTCGATGTGGCACTTCGCAATTCCTTCGACACTCCTGGTGCCATGCAAGTGATCCTGCGCCTGGTCCGCAACGCCAACATCTACATGAACGACAAGGCAAAGTCATCTAATCTTCAGCCTGTCGAGGCGGTGGCCCGCTGGGTGACAAAGATCGTAGGTATCTTTGGCCTGGACGCTACCGCAAAGCCACCCTACGATGGCCTCGGCTGGGGGTCATCTTCTGCTACCGCTGCGGATGACATCGACCCCCAAACAGCGATCAAGCCCTACGCTGCTGCGTACGAGAAGGTTAAAGCCGATGTTCAATCGCTTCAcctctctgcctcttcgATTCAATCTGCTCTCGAGCACTCCCCAGACGCCGAGTTTGCTGAAGTAGAGAAGAGTGGCGAGAAGGACGTGGAGAAGTTGGCGCTGCCATATCTTCGTGCCACTTCCCGTCTCCGCGATGAGCTACGGGCCATCGTCCCAACCCTTGCTTCAGAGCCTCAAATCAAGCAGGCTGTTCTCGCCCTCAGTGACCGTATCCGCGACTATGACTTGACCGACCTTGGCGTACAGCTCGATGATCAAACCGATAAGCCGAGTCTCATCAAGTTTGTGCCTGCTGCCAAACTTATCGCTGCGAGAGAGGAGAAAGCGTCCCAGCTTGCTGAGAAGGCTAAgcaaaaggaggaggcccGGAAGGCTAgagagaaggccgaggaggagaagtgggccaaggccaaggtggcCCCGCAAGACATGTTCAAGGACGACCCCAAATATACCGAGTGGGATGCTGACGGTCTGCCGATAAAGCTggccgaggggggtgagCCAGTGCCCAAGAGCCAGGCTAAaaagttgaagaaggacTGGGACAGGCAGAAGAAACTGCACGAAGAGTATCTTGCCAAGTTTGGAGGCAAGGCGTGAGTCAGCTATCAGCTGCAGTTTAGACGACTAGGTATCTCTGCCTACTTTTCGGGGTGAAATAGAAAACTCATGTTGTCGCTGTTAGCTGCCTTGAAATAGTGAATTGAGCCGACACACAATCGAAATCAAAGTTTGAATACAAACTCGCCCCTAAGCCCTGAACGCCGCGCATGCTCTAAAGgaacccaacccagccgTCTATCTCTCCTCGCCAAGTCTTATGTACACTGCTATATCAACGACGATAACCCGCAACTACATGATtaaccccaccaccaaagctcCCACAACAGCTTTCCATACATCGATTTTGAGAGAATAAGCCTTGGACTGTCCGGTTGGGTTGATCCCCAGCGGGCCCGTCCCGCTCACCCTTGTGGCCACTGGGCCGGGCCCGATATCGATACCTGTGGGTCCCACACCGGTGAAGGTCGCCGTAGGGCCACGTTCAGCAGTGACATCCAGATTATTGTTCCCAGACGTCGGTCTTGGAGGCGG encodes the following:
- the CYR1 gene encoding cysteinyl-tRNA synthetase (EggNog:ENOG503NVK1; COG:J; BUSCO:EOG092611G7); this encodes MRSIAGTRPFFSSLKKLTPIARQPPRYFRFYSQSRMASITVHNSLKPGPPVPFVPKTDGKISWYACGPTTYDLSHLGHARNYLSNDIIRRIFQDYFGYEVNFVMNYTDVDDKIIIKARRQRLLDLEKEKSYTPEQLRELVSKAFQAYAQSNLPLLVTQGQPELDENNYQARKDAAYGQVLAGGTLSGEGRPGDAEAKIKMHLNNMDSAAKSLQTSSGFDGAEDILLPYLDSLYKETIDTSDQTIFTDLTQRMEKAFNDDMAALNVLEPTAVTRVTEYVPQIVSFVEQIIQKGFAYEADGSVYFDIGAFEKAGNTYARLRPESRNDKALQEEGEGSLSKSSGGQKKRDADFALWKQSKPGEPYWPSPWGQGRPGWHIECSVMASDKLGDNMDIHSGGIDLAFPHHDNELAQSEAFFHQCGKGEHTWVNYFLHMGHLSIAGSKMSKSLKNFQTIQDALATTYTARNMRIVFLMGRWNDGVEISGDMRKQADNWENTVDNFFTNIKAKLAEVDAPTDGVKYLSLTGAGNSLIEDLEQAKKDLDVALRNSFDTPGAMQVILRLVRNANIYMNDKAKSSNLQPVEAVARWVTKIVGIFGLDATAKPPYDGLGWGSSSATAADDIDPQTAIKPYAAAYEKVKADVQSLHLSASSIQSALEHSPDAEFAEVEKSGEKDVEKLALPYLRATSRLRDELRAIVPTLASEPQIKQAVLALSDRIRDYDLTDLGVQLDDQTDKPSLIKFVPAAKLIAAREEKASQLAEKAKQKEEARKAREKAEEEKWAKAKVAPQDMFKDDPKYTEWDADGLPIKLAEGGEPVPKSQAKKLKKDWDRQKKLHEEYLAKFGGKA